From Kitasatospora sp. MAP12-44:
GACAGCACCCGCTTGCCGGGAGCGCAGGTGGCGCCCTCGGGGAAGTGCACGATCCGCGCGCCGGCCGCCCGCGCCTCGCGCATCAGGCGGCGCACCTCGCGCCCGCTCTCGCGCAACTCGGCTTCGCTGCGCGGATCGTCGCGGACGGTGCTCTGGGCCACCGCCAGCCGTACGCGCTTGGGCTCGCCGGGAGCCGCAGGGGTCGCGGGCGGCGCGGGCGTCGGGCGCAGGTGGTGCAGGTGGTGCAGGGCCGTGGTGTACGACTGGCCGGTCCTGGCGGCGCGGGCGCGCACCAGGCGCTTGAAGTGCTTGTTCGCTGTCATCGTCCTCTGGCCTTCCACGCCTCGAAGGCAGTCCCACCGGCAACCACATCCGAGACGCTCGGACCATGCGACAACAGCCTGAGACAACAGCCCCTTTGCCTCCGTACAAGACCGCGCCGGGGGCGGTCGGGGGAGGTTGGGCGTAGGCCACGCCGGCTACCAGGCTGCCGCGCCCGCCGACTCCTGTCAACCTCCCCCCGCGCACCGCGCGGTCAGGCCGGCAGCTCGATCGACAGCGCGTGGCGGAAGACGTCACGCGGGTCCCAGCGGGCCTTCACCTGCTGCAGGCGCGGGTAGTTGTCCTTGTAGTACAGCCGGTGCCACGGCACGCCGGAGGTGTTCCACGCCGGGTCGGCCAGGTCGACGTCCGGATAGTTGACGTAGGAGCCGTCGCTGACCTCGCCGGGCACCGGAACACCACCGGTGTCCGCGTACACCGCGCGGTAGAACTCGCGGATCCAGCACAGGTTGGCGTCGTCGTCGCCCTCATCCGCCCAGACCGTGTGGTAAACGGCCTTCATCACCGCGTCGCGCTGGGCGACCGCGGTGGCCGCCGGGTCCACGGTGTTGACCTGGCCGCCGTAGCCGACGATCAGCATGCCCCCGGTCGGGCCACCGGTGGAGTTCGTCAACTGCCGGTAGATCGCGGCGAGTTGGCGGTCGGTGAAGGAGCGGCGCAGATAGCCGGCCTTGCCCTTGTAGCGACGGACGACCACGTCGCCGGACTCCCCGGTACCGGGCCAGGTCGTCGGGTGCAGCCAGGGCATCCGCTCCCCGGCGGCGAGCGTGGGGGTGACGCCGGAGCCGGCGGTGACCGCGGCCACGAAGTCGGCCACCAGGCCGTCCGCGCCCGGCAGATCGCCGTCGATCCGCACGGTCAGCTGGAACGAACCGGCGCTGCGGTGCGTCGGCTCGAGGATCGCGTACAGGCCCGCGGACGGCGACCCCGGCGCGCTGTTGCGCTCGTGCCAGGTACCGAAGTTGCGCAGCAGCGTGCTGAACGCCTGCTCGGTCATGCGCTCGTCCCAGGCCCAGCTGACCAGGTGGACCAGCAGCTCGCGCGGCGCGCGCGGCAGCAGGTGCGCCGGGTCGGTGCCGGTGGCGCCGGGCGAGCGCAGCCAGTACCGGGTGACCACACCGAAGTTCCCGCCGCCACCGCCGGTGTGCGCCCACCACAGGTCGCGGTTCGGGTCGTCCGGCTCGCGGGTGGCCACCACCGGGCGGACGTTGCCGTCCCGGTCGGCCACCACCACCTCGACGCCGTACAGGTGGTCCACCACCGAGCCGTACCGGCGCGACAGCGGCCCGTACCCGCCGCCGGACAGGTGGCCCCCGGCGCCCACCTCCGGGCAGCCGCCCGCCGGGATGGTCACGCCCCAGCCGGTGAACAGCCGCCGGTACACCTGCCCGAGCGTGGCCCCCGGCTGCACCGCGAAGGCCCCGCGCTCGGCGTCGAAGCCGACCGCGTCCATCGGCGACAGGTCCAGCAGCAGCCGCACCGCCGGATCCGCGGTGAACCCCTCGAAGCAGTGCCCGCCGCTGCGCACCGCCACCCGCCGCCCCGAGCGCACGGCATCCGACACCGCGCGCACCACCTGGGCGGTGGACCCCAGCACCCGGATCTCCTCGGGTGCGCCCACGAAGCGGAAGTTGTTGCCGCGCAGCAGGCTCTCGTAGCGGCAGTCGGCCGGACCCACCGTCACCGGCCCGAACGCCTCGGGCTCAGCCACGGCAGCCACGGCAGCGGCGCGCGTGGCACCCAATGTGCCTGCCAGGCCCAGCGCGGAGCCGGCCGCCGTGAGCAGGCGGCGGCGATCCATTACGTTGCGGTCCGGCCGGTCCATCGCGCGCTCCCGTTATGGCGTTAGGGCGTTAGGGCGTTGCGGCTGCGGGGTCGGGTTGCGCCGCAGAACGGGACCAGCCTGCCCCGGCCGGTGAGTTCGCCCCGCCCGACAGGCCACCCGCGCCGCACCGCGTCCCCCGGCTGCCGTAGCCCGACCAGCGCAACCGCGGTGGAGGCGCTCTACCGGCGGACCGCCGAGATCAGTCCGCCGGGCCCCTCCTCGCGCTGCGGCGGGGTGCTGATCGGGCGGCCGTAGGCGGCAGCGCGCTCGCGCAGGGTGTGGCTGCCGGCCTCCCAGCCGTGCCCGGCCAGCCAGCCCACCGGGTCGTCGGGCATCTCCGAAACCCACATGGACGCCGCCGATCCCGGCAGGGCGTCCGCGCCGAAGCGCTCGATCACGCCGCGCGAGCCCAACGTCAGCCCCATCCGACTGCCTGCCGCCGACTGCGCGCTGATCCGGGCCAGCAGCAGTTCCACCGCGTCCTCGGGCAGATAGATCAGCAGTCCTTCGGCGATCCACACGGTCGGCAGCGCCGGGTCGTGCCCTGCGGCGGTCAGCGCGCCCGGCCAGTCCTCATGCAGATCCACCGCGACGGTGATCCGCTCGCAGCGTGCGACGGCCCGCTCCTGGCGCAGGACCGAAGCCTTGAAGTCCAGTGGCGCGGCGGTGTCGACCTCGAACAGCCGGGTGCCCTCGGGCCAGTCCATCCGGAAGGCCCGGCTGTCCATACCGGCGCCGAGCAGCACGACCTGCCGGACCCCGGACGCGGAGGCCTGCTGCAACAGGTCGTCGAGGAACTTCGTCCTGATGACGATGGAGAATGCCACGGCCAGCCGGCGGCGGCGCGCGGCCTCGTCAGCGGGCGGTGGCGAGGAGGGCCACAGGCCACCGGCGGCGGCGAAGGCCTGTGCCAGCGGGTCGCGGAACAGCGCGTTCTCCCGCTCGGTCTCCAGCGCCCTAACCCTGGCCACCCCCACCGCCGTTGCCCATACTCCCGAGGGCTGCACCCGCTCCTGCTCATCAGTCATCGCGCCAGCCTAGCCCTCGTCCAGCCCTCGTCCAGCCCGCGTCTAGCCCTCGTCTAGCCCGGGTTGCCCACCGCCAGGACGTGTGCGACCGCCTGGCCGGCCGCCACGGCGCCGTAGCCGCCGCCCTGGATCTCGGCGGCGACCGCGAGGTTGCCGCGATAGGCGATGAACCAGCTGTTGGGGGCCGGCGCGCCGTCCACCTGGGCCGTGCCGGTCTTGGCGCCGACCCGGCCGGTCAGGCCCGCCATGGCCGCCCGGGCCGTGCCGTCGGCCGCGGTCCGGGCCATCATGGCGCGCAGCTCCTGGGCGACCGCGGCGGGCAGCGGGTGGGCGGCCGCGACCTGGGGCTGACCCGGGCGCAGGACGGGCTGGCGGAAGGTGCCGTTCTCGACGGTCGCCGCGACGGACGCCATGGTGAGCGGGTTGGCCTGGATCCCACCCTGGCCGATCACCTCGGCGGCCGCGTCGTCCGAGTCCGTGGGAGGCGGGATCACCGCGTCGAAGCTGCTCACCCCCGGTCCGGTGGACCAGGCTTGGCCGATGCCGAACTGCTGGGCGGTCTGCGCGAGCGCGCCGGGGGCGAGCTTGGCGTGGCTCTCATCGATGAAGGCGGTGTTGCAGGACTGCGCGAAGTCGTCGGCCAGCGTGTAGTCGAGGTGGTCGCCGGCCTCGTCGTTGCGCCAGAGCTTCGGCGAGTTGGTGGTCGCCTTGCACGGGACGGCGCTCTGCGGCTGGTCGCCGGCCTCCAGCAGGGCGGCGGCGGTGATCACCTTCATCGTGGAGCCGGGCGCGACGTCTGCGAGGAACGCCCCGTTGAAGCCGCCGGCCGGTGCGTTGGCCACGGCCAGGATGTCGCCCGTGCTGGGCTCGATCGCCACGAGTGAGGCGGGGTTGACGCCCGCCGACTGCTGCGCGACCGCCGCCTCCGCCGCCGCCTGGAGGTCGGCGTCCAGGGTCAGCCGGTCCTCATGGCCGGCCGTCGGCTGGGAGATGACGAATAACTGGTCGGCGGGATTGCTGCCGGAGTCGCCGGAGTCGCCGGTGATCACCACGGCCTTGCCCGGGGTGCCGCCGGAGGGGCTGGCGGTGCTGGACGGGCTGGTGGCGCTGGAGGGACTGGCGGCGCTCGCGTCGGGCGGCTGCAGGGCGGCGAGCAGCGGGGCGAGCGAGGGGAACGTGTCCAGCGGGCGGCCCTTGCGGTCGGTCGTCCTGGCGTCCAGGGCGGCCACCGCGCGGATGCCGATCGACTCGCCCGGGCCCAGCTGCGGGTGGATCACGGTGGGGGCCCAGTGCACCAGCGTCCGCCCGTCGGCACCGCGCTGCACGCCCACCTGCCCGTCGTACGTCCAGGGGGCGGGGGCACCGGCGAAGGTGACGGTGGCCTTGAAGCCGAGGGTCAGCTGCCCCGGGGTCACCGCCAGCCCGTTGGCGAGCGGGCCGCTCGGCGCGAAGGCCAGCGAGGTCGGCTGGAGGGTGTCGCGAAAGGCGGTCAGCGCGGTGACCGCGTCGGCGGGTCCGTCGGTCAGCGCTCCGGCCCCCGCCAGGTCACCGCCGGCCCAGTCGCTCAGGAACGCCTGCTCGACGGCCGCCGCCTGCACGGCGCTCGGCGGGGCGCCGTCGGTGGTCGGCGCGGCGGAGCGGCCCGGGCCCGGCGGGCCGGCGGTGTGCGAGCCGCCCTCGATGGCGGAGCCCAGGTTGTACGCGCCGAGGCCGCCCACCACGAAGAGGCCGAGCACTACGCCGGCCAGGCCGACTTTGAGGACCGTACGGGTGGACAGACGCGCCACGGGCTCGTCGCCGTACTCCTCGCCGTAGTCCTCGCCGTCCGTATCCCAGCGCACGCCGTACCTGTCGGACCCATCGTCCATCGGTCGCTCTCCCCCCGGAGTCATCTTCACTTCTCCCAGTGCGCGTTCAGTGCGATCGCTCGCAACTCATCCATGGTCAGCGGTAGTTCGCTCCACTTCGCGGGAGGGCCCTGGACGAGGACCGCGTTGAACTCAGTGGCGTCCACCTTGCGGCCGTCCGCACGGTAGGCGTCCACCCGCCAGTTGACCAATCCGTTCCCCGACGACACCTGCTGAGTCAGGACGACGGTACCGTCCGGGAGCGTCTCACAGACCGCCGTGGCGGTCGGGCGGCAGGCCTGCCGCATCTCCTGCAACTGGTCCGGGGCGAGATCCGCCAGGCCCAGCGCCAGGGTGCCACTGCCGTGACCGTCGGCCAGATCCACCATGCCCATGATCTCGGGCCCCAGCCGGTTGCCTCCCGCGACTTGCCCGTCCTTGAAAGTGCCGAGGTCGCGCGGATCGCGGACAGTGCTTCCGGCGGGCAGCAGCGCGGCCAGCTGGTCACTGATCAGGCCGGACGGCGACGGCGCAACGGACACCGAAGTGGCCGCGGGCGCCGGCCGCACCGCGTCGTGGTCGGTCAGCCCAGCGATCCCGAACGCCGTCCCGCCGACCGCCACCACCAGCGCGGCGGCCGACAGTTGGGCGCGCCGCACCCGCCGCAGGTGCCGGCCGCGCAGGGCCGCGCGCTGGACCAGGTCGGGGCTGTGCGGGGCGAACCGCCCGGCGGCACGGTCCAAGGCGTCGGCCATCAGCCGTTCGTCGCTGTCGACCAGTTCGTCGGGGGACACGGTGCTCTCCGTTCGGTCGGAGGTCGGAGTCAGGGGACGGCGGAAGTGGGGCCCGGGCACGGTCAGGACCTCGCCAGCTCGGCCAGGTCGTCGCCGAGCACCGACCGCAGCTTCTGCAGGGCCCGCAGGCTCCGGACCCGCACGGCGCCCTGCGAAACCCGCAGCGTCTGAGCGGTCTCCTCGACGGACTGGTCCTGCCAGTAGCGCAGCACCAGCACCGCCCGGTCCTTGGCGGTGAGCTTCGCCAGGGCGTCCATCAGGGCCATCCGCAGCTCCGGGTCGTCCACCGGGCCGGCCGACTCGGGAACCGCCTCGACCGGCCGCTCGGAGGAACTGCGCCGGCGCCGGTAGGAGATGAAGGTACGGACCAGCACCGTCCGCGCGTAGGCGGTCGGCGACCCGGTGAGGTCGATCCGATGCCAGGAGCGGTACACCTTGGCGAGCGTCTCCTGCACGAGGTCCTCGGCCAGATGCCAGTCCCCCGTGAGCAGGCAGGCGGTGCGGAACAGCCGACCGCTGCACGCGTGCGCGAACTCGAAGAAGTCCGCTGGTACGTCCCCCACCGAAGGTGTCCTTCCACCTGACGTTGTCACTCCTCCAACGCTGCGACCCGCCCCTCGTGTTACATCCTTTTCGAGAGATTCCGGATGCGAGGGTCCAGAACTCCCCGGACGGGCGGTGGACAGGCTCGGAGGGCTGGACCCGGGGTGCCCGGTACGGACCGGTAGGCTGCCGGTGCGCCTGCCCGGACCTGCGAGGAGACCCCTGTTGACCAGCCCACCAACCACCCCGCCGGTGACGGTCGTGGGGATCGGCGCGGACGGTTGGGCCGGGCTCGCGCCGGCCTCGCGGGCCGCGCTGGAGGCGGCCGAGACGGTGATCGGCGGCCCCCGGCAACTGGCGCTGCTGCCACCGGTGGTCGGAGCCGTCCGGGTGCCGTGGCCCTCGCCGCTGCGGCCCGCCGTGCGCGGGCTGCTGGCGGCGCACGCCGAGCGCCGGGTGGCGGTGCTGGCCAGCGGCGATCCGATGTTCTTCGGGATCGGCCGGACGCTGACCGAGCTGCTGGGCGCC
This genomic window contains:
- a CDS encoding FAD-binding protein, which translates into the protein MAEPEAFGPVTVGPADCRYESLLRGNNFRFVGAPEEIRVLGSTAQVVRAVSDAVRSGRRVAVRSGGHCFEGFTADPAVRLLLDLSPMDAVGFDAERGAFAVQPGATLGQVYRRLFTGWGVTIPAGGCPEVGAGGHLSGGGYGPLSRRYGSVVDHLYGVEVVVADRDGNVRPVVATREPDDPNRDLWWAHTGGGGGNFGVVTRYWLRSPGATGTDPAHLLPRAPRELLVHLVSWAWDERMTEQAFSTLLRNFGTWHERNSAPGSPSAGLYAILEPTHRSAGSFQLTVRIDGDLPGADGLVADFVAAVTAGSGVTPTLAAGERMPWLHPTTWPGTGESGDVVVRRYKGKAGYLRRSFTDRQLAAIYRQLTNSTGGPTGGMLIVGYGGQVNTVDPAATAVAQRDAVMKAVYHTVWADEGDDDANLCWIREFYRAVYADTGGVPVPGEVSDGSYVNYPDVDLADPAWNTSGVPWHRLYYKDNYPRLQQVKARWDPRDVFRHALSIELPA
- a CDS encoding class I SAM-dependent methyltransferase — translated: MTDEQERVQPSGVWATAVGVARVRALETERENALFRDPLAQAFAAAGGLWPSSPPPADEAARRRRLAVAFSIVIRTKFLDDLLQQASASGVRQVVLLGAGMDSRAFRMDWPEGTRLFEVDTAAPLDFKASVLRQERAVARCERITVAVDLHEDWPGALTAAGHDPALPTVWIAEGLLIYLPEDAVELLLARISAQSAAGSRMGLTLGSRGVIERFGADALPGSAASMWVSEMPDDPVGWLAGHGWEAGSHTLRERAAAYGRPISTPPQREEGPGGLISAVRR
- a CDS encoding penicillin-binding transpeptidase domain-containing protein, coding for MDDGSDRYGVRWDTDGEDYGEEYGDEPVARLSTRTVLKVGLAGVVLGLFVVGGLGAYNLGSAIEGGSHTAGPPGPGRSAAPTTDGAPPSAVQAAAVEQAFLSDWAGGDLAGAGALTDGPADAVTALTAFRDTLQPTSLAFAPSGPLANGLAVTPGQLTLGFKATVTFAGAPAPWTYDGQVGVQRGADGRTLVHWAPTVIHPQLGPGESIGIRAVAALDARTTDRKGRPLDTFPSLAPLLAALQPPDASAASPSSATSPSSTASPSGGTPGKAVVITGDSGDSGSNPADQLFVISQPTAGHEDRLTLDADLQAAAEAAVAQQSAGVNPASLVAIEPSTGDILAVANAPAGGFNGAFLADVAPGSTMKVITAAALLEAGDQPQSAVPCKATTNSPKLWRNDEAGDHLDYTLADDFAQSCNTAFIDESHAKLAPGALAQTAQQFGIGQAWSTGPGVSSFDAVIPPPTDSDDAAAEVIGQGGIQANPLTMASVAATVENGTFRQPVLRPGQPQVAAAHPLPAAVAQELRAMMARTAADGTARAAMAGLTGRVGAKTGTAQVDGAPAPNSWFIAYRGNLAVAAEIQGGGYGAVAAGQAVAHVLAVGNPG
- a CDS encoding SigE family RNA polymerase sigma factor, with the protein product MGDVPADFFEFAHACSGRLFRTACLLTGDWHLAEDLVQETLAKVYRSWHRIDLTGSPTAYARTVLVRTFISYRRRRSSSERPVEAVPESAGPVDDPELRMALMDALAKLTAKDRAVLVLRYWQDQSVEETAQTLRVSQGAVRVRSLRALQKLRSVLGDDLAELARS